The following coding sequences are from one Frigoribacterium sp. Leaf415 window:
- a CDS encoding ABC transporter permease: protein MARFLARRLVYYVALVFIATSLTYFLASATLNPRSVYADRNPRPSSEVVDAKLTSIGVNDKDPLGERYVHWLGGAVTGDLGQTIQDKPVAAEFGPKLGVSLRLLLVGSILGIVLAVVVGTWNAIRQYKFSDRVSSVLSFVLISTPVFLTAVLLKIGATKLNDVLGYQLITFTGEATPNLTGGFGTIAWDRIAHLLLPTISIGIGLIAVYSRYQRATMLDVLQADYIRTARAKGLRRRPAIFKHGLRTALIPMTTLFAFAFLGVLTGATFTEKIFAWNGLGAWFIDAVQANDVNVVVTYTLYSAVVVLLAGFVSDVLNAVLDPRVRAQK, encoded by the coding sequence ATGGCCCGATTCCTCGCCCGCCGGCTGGTGTACTACGTCGCCCTGGTCTTCATCGCGACGTCGCTCACCTACTTCCTCGCCTCGGCGACCCTCAACCCGCGCTCCGTCTACGCCGACCGCAACCCGCGTCCGTCCTCCGAGGTCGTCGACGCGAAGCTCACCTCGATCGGGGTCAACGACAAGGACCCTCTCGGCGAGCGCTACGTCCATTGGCTCGGCGGAGCGGTCACCGGCGATCTCGGGCAGACCATCCAGGACAAGCCGGTCGCGGCGGAATTCGGGCCGAAGCTGGGGGTCAGCCTGCGCCTCCTGCTGGTGGGGTCGATCCTCGGCATCGTGCTCGCGGTCGTGGTCGGCACGTGGAACGCCATCAGGCAGTACAAGTTCTCGGACCGGGTGTCGTCGGTGCTGTCGTTCGTCTTGATCTCGACGCCGGTGTTCCTCACCGCCGTGCTGCTCAAGATCGGGGCGACGAAGCTCAACGACGTCCTGGGCTACCAGCTGATCACCTTCACCGGCGAGGCGACCCCCAACCTGACCGGCGGGTTCGGCACGATCGCGTGGGACCGCATCGCCCACCTGCTGCTGCCCACCATCTCGATCGGCATCGGCCTCATCGCCGTCTACAGCCGGTACCAGCGGGCGACGATGCTCGACGTGCTGCAGGCCGACTACATCCGCACCGCCCGCGCGAAAGGGCTCCGTCGCCGCCCCGCGATCTTCAAGCACGGGCTGCGCACGGCGTTGATCCCGATGACGACGCTGTTCGCCTTCGCGTTCCTCGGCGTGCTGACCGGGGCCACCTTCACCGAGAAGATCTTCGCCTGGAACGGCCTCGGCGCATGGTTCATCGACGCCGTGCAGGCCAACGACGTCAACGTGGTCGTCACGTACACCCTCTACAGCGCCGTCGTCGTGCTGCTCGCCGGCTTCGTGTCGGACGTGCTCAACGCGGTGCTCGACCCGCGCGTCCGAGCGCAGAAGTAG
- a CDS encoding ABC transporter permease, translated as MTRFTPDLLEGPSDAVAPESREEVAATSPNRFALTFRRLFANRGATVGLVTIVLLFVFAFVGPVVSPYAYNYIDYTALSSPPSGAHWFGTNNIGQDVFAQTARGLQKSLLIGLLVALFSTVIAGMLGAMAGYFGGWIDRAVMVFVDLLLVLPSFLIIAILSPRLKQYGWLILVALLALFGWMITARVVRSLTLSIKEREFIRAARYMGIGHFTIIVRHILPNVASFLVIDATIAIGAAVLTESGLSYFGFGVQPPDVSLGTLIAQNQSAATTKPWLFFFAAGALIVFALASNLLGDGLRDALDPTSTAGRTGRRRRTRGRTAESRGGAAPLGRTGGVSEAASRAPGADVGSPAPTRTNDEKGERA; from the coding sequence ATGACCCGGTTCACACCCGACCTGCTCGAAGGGCCGTCCGACGCGGTCGCGCCCGAGTCGCGAGAAGAGGTCGCGGCGACGTCGCCGAACCGCTTCGCGCTGACCTTCCGGCGCCTCTTCGCGAACCGCGGCGCCACCGTCGGCCTCGTGACGATCGTGCTGCTCTTCGTCTTCGCGTTCGTCGGCCCGGTGGTCTCGCCGTACGCCTACAACTACATCGACTACACGGCCCTGTCGTCGCCACCGAGCGGCGCGCACTGGTTCGGCACGAACAACATCGGTCAGGACGTCTTCGCCCAGACCGCCCGTGGCCTGCAGAAGTCGCTGCTGATCGGTCTGCTCGTCGCCCTGTTCTCGACGGTGATCGCCGGCATGCTCGGCGCGATGGCGGGCTACTTCGGCGGCTGGATCGACCGGGCCGTGATGGTCTTCGTCGACCTGCTGCTCGTGCTGCCGTCGTTCCTTATCATCGCGATCCTCTCGCCGCGCCTCAAGCAGTACGGCTGGTTGATCCTCGTGGCCCTGCTCGCCCTGTTCGGCTGGATGATCACGGCCCGCGTGGTGCGCTCGCTCACCCTCAGCATCAAGGAGAGGGAGTTCATCCGCGCCGCCCGCTACATGGGCATCGGCCACTTCACGATCATCGTCCGGCACATCCTGCCGAACGTCGCGTCGTTCCTCGTGATCGACGCCACCATCGCGATCGGCGCGGCCGTGCTCACCGAGTCGGGGCTGTCCTACTTCGGCTTCGGCGTGCAGCCGCCCGACGTGTCGCTCGGCACGCTGATCGCCCAGAACCAGAGCGCGGCGACCACCAAGCCGTGGCTGTTCTTCTTCGCGGCCGGCGCACTGATCGTGTTCGCCCTCGCGAGCAACCTGCTCGGGGACGGCCTGCGCGACGCACTCGACCCGACCTCGACCGCCGGGCGCACCGGCCGTCGCCGTCGCACCCGCGGCCGGACGGCCGAGAGCCGAGGAGGCGCGGCGCCGCTCGGACGCACCGGCGGCGTCTCCGAGGCGGCGAGCCGCGCCCCCGGGGCCGACGTCGGCTCCCCGGCACCGACCCGCACGAACGACGAGAAGGGGGAGCGCGCATGA
- a CDS encoding ABC transporter ATP-binding protein, whose amino-acid sequence MTLTEPVDRTRASSAPVLEVHDLTVTFPTPDGDVRAVRGVDLTLRRGEVLGIVGESGSGKSVTSLAVLGLLPATAKVTGSITLDGEELIGRGDKAMSAIRGKRIAMVFQDPLSAFTPVYTVGQQIAETVLIHRGGTKKQARERAIELLGLVGIPEPERRVDSFPHEFSGGMRQRAMIAMAIANDPDVILADEPTTALDVTIQAQVISVLRTAQRETGAALLFVSHDLGVIAGFADRIAVMYAGRVVETATADDLFAHPRMPYTVGLIGALPRLDQRSDQPLVPIPGTPPSLLSLAPGCPFAARCPLVTAECRVDEPALEQAPAVEAGHRAACLHADQLVGEGTDPEDVYDLPPAPTSELASVPRASRDRVLHVDGLVKTFPLTKGSVFKRRVGSVWAVDGVDLDVREGETLGLVGESGSGKSTTLHEIMDLRVPEAGTIELLGTALDRKLDGSTVKRLRGAVSMVFQDPMASLDPRQPVSDIIAEPLLAIGRPRDEVSRRVPELMRLVGLEPAAATRYPHEFSGGQRQRISIARALAADPKLIVLDEPVSALDVSIQAGVLNLLAELKATLDLSYLFVSHDLSVIRHVADRVTVMYLGRTVETGPVDEVFEHPLHPYTQALLSAVPVPDPVKERAREHIVLPGDPPTPTVKQTGCRFRSRCPLYAMLPEAQRSRCEDEVPTMLPHGRDGADHTAACHFAREKQLV is encoded by the coding sequence ATGACGCTCACCGAACCGGTCGACCGCACCCGCGCCTCCTCGGCTCCTGTGCTCGAGGTGCACGACCTCACCGTGACCTTCCCGACCCCGGACGGCGACGTGCGTGCCGTGCGGGGCGTCGACCTGACGCTCCGCCGCGGCGAGGTGCTCGGCATCGTCGGCGAGTCGGGCTCGGGCAAGTCGGTCACGAGCCTCGCCGTGCTCGGTCTGCTGCCCGCGACGGCCAAGGTGACGGGCTCGATCACCCTCGACGGCGAAGAGCTGATCGGTCGCGGCGACAAGGCGATGTCGGCGATCCGCGGCAAACGGATCGCCATGGTCTTCCAGGACCCTCTGTCGGCCTTCACGCCGGTCTACACGGTGGGTCAGCAGATCGCCGAGACCGTGCTGATCCACCGCGGCGGCACGAAGAAGCAGGCGCGCGAACGGGCGATCGAGCTGCTGGGGCTCGTCGGCATCCCCGAGCCCGAGCGTCGCGTCGACTCGTTCCCGCACGAGTTCTCGGGCGGCATGCGGCAGCGCGCGATGATCGCCATGGCGATCGCCAACGACCCCGACGTGATCCTCGCCGACGAGCCGACCACGGCCCTCGACGTGACGATCCAGGCGCAGGTCATCTCGGTGCTGCGCACGGCGCAGCGCGAGACCGGGGCCGCGCTGCTGTTCGTCAGCCACGACCTGGGCGTCATCGCCGGCTTCGCCGACCGGATCGCCGTGATGTACGCCGGCCGCGTCGTCGAGACGGCGACGGCCGACGACCTGTTCGCCCACCCGCGCATGCCGTACACGGTCGGACTGATCGGGGCGCTACCGCGGCTCGACCAGCGGTCGGACCAGCCGCTGGTGCCGATCCCCGGGACGCCGCCGTCGCTGCTGTCGCTGGCCCCGGGCTGCCCGTTCGCGGCCCGGTGCCCGCTCGTGACGGCCGAGTGCCGCGTCGACGAGCCCGCGCTCGAGCAGGCTCCCGCGGTCGAGGCCGGCCACCGGGCCGCCTGCCTGCACGCGGACCAGCTCGTGGGTGAGGGCACCGACCCCGAGGACGTCTACGACCTGCCGCCCGCTCCCACCTCGGAGCTGGCGTCCGTGCCGCGGGCGTCGAGGGACCGGGTGCTGCACGTCGACGGACTGGTCAAGACGTTCCCGCTGACGAAGGGGTCGGTGTTCAAGCGCCGGGTCGGCAGCGTGTGGGCGGTCGACGGGGTCGACCTCGACGTGCGCGAGGGCGAGACGCTCGGGCTCGTCGGCGAGTCCGGCTCGGGCAAGAGCACGACGCTGCACGAGATCATGGACCTCCGCGTGCCCGAGGCCGGCACCATCGAACTGCTGGGCACGGCCCTCGACCGCAAGCTCGACGGGTCCACGGTGAAGCGGCTGCGGGGCGCTGTCTCGATGGTCTTCCAGGACCCGATGGCCAGCCTCGACCCCCGCCAGCCGGTCAGCGACATCATCGCCGAGCCGTTGCTCGCGATCGGTCGACCCCGCGACGAGGTGTCGCGTCGGGTGCCCGAGCTGATGCGCCTCGTGGGGCTCGAGCCCGCCGCGGCGACGCGCTACCCGCACGAGTTCTCGGGCGGACAGCGGCAACGCATCTCGATCGCGCGGGCGCTGGCCGCCGATCCGAAGCTGATCGTGCTCGACGAGCCGGTGTCGGCGCTCGACGTGTCGATCCAGGCCGGCGTGCTGAACCTGCTGGCCGAGCTCAAGGCGACGCTCGACCTGTCGTACCTGTTCGTGTCGCACGACCTCTCGGTGATCCGGCACGTGGCCGACCGGGTCACGGTGATGTACCTCGGCCGGACCGTCGAGACGGGCCCGGTCGACGAGGTGTTCGAGCACCCGCTGCACCCGTACACGCAGGCGCTGCTGTCGGCCGTGCCGGTGCCCGACCCGGTCAAGGAGCGGGCACGCGAGCACATCGTGCTGCCGGGCGACCCGCCGACGCCGACCGTCAAGCAGACCGGCTGCCGGTTCCGCAGCCGCTGCCCGCTCTACGCGATGCTGCCCGAGGCGCAGCGGTCGCGCTGCGAGGACGAGGTGCCCACGATGCTGCCGCACGGCCGCGACGGCGCCGACCACACGGCCGCGTGCCACTTCGCCCGCGAGAAGCAGCTCGTCTGA
- a CDS encoding DUF1294 domain-containing protein, translating into MTGSPARIEGTLTSWDDERGFGFLTPVSGRGRAFVHITAFGRGTARPRVGDAFSYEVDRHGDRGPAAVRVAAVGTRWSAPRARAPRPTRAGGVALVVGLVVVLGVAAAVWALTRDSTSPPLGGLAPWLIGGLVGVNVLTALVYALDKSAARRGRRRVPERTLLLLGLLGGWPGALVAQQLLRHKTSKRSFQFAFWATVAVDVLVVALSLALVRQR; encoded by the coding sequence ATGACCGGCAGCCCGGCCCGGATCGAGGGCACGCTCACCTCGTGGGACGACGAGCGCGGCTTCGGCTTCCTCACCCCGGTCTCGGGGCGGGGCCGCGCGTTCGTCCACATCACGGCGTTCGGCCGCGGCACGGCCCGGCCCCGGGTGGGCGACGCGTTCTCGTACGAGGTCGACCGCCACGGCGACCGGGGGCCGGCCGCCGTGCGGGTGGCCGCCGTGGGCACGCGCTGGTCCGCACCGCGGGCCCGGGCACCCCGACCCACGCGGGCCGGCGGGGTCGCCCTCGTCGTCGGGCTGGTCGTCGTGCTCGGCGTCGCCGCAGCCGTCTGGGCCCTCACCCGAGACTCGACGTCGCCCCCGCTCGGCGGCCTCGCCCCCTGGCTGATCGGCGGACTCGTCGGCGTCAACGTGCTGACGGCCCTCGTCTACGCACTCGACAAATCCGCGGCCCGGCGAGGACGGCGCCGCGTGCCGGAGCGGACGCTGCTGCTGCTCGGCCTGCTCGGCGGCTGGCCCGGGGCCCTCGTCGCGCAACAACTGCTCCGCCACAAGACGAGCAAGCGCTCGTTCCAGTTCGCCTTCTGGGCCACGGTCGCCGTGGACGTGCTCGTGGTCGCCCTCTCGCTCGCGCTCGTCCGCCAGCGCTGA
- the ybaK gene encoding Cys-tRNA(Pro) deacylase — translation MRTKHAGGARGPATPATVALTAAGIPFTAHTYEHHDTATNFGEEAAAELGLSAERVFKTLVVDADGTLVVGVVPVSGRLDLKALAAAVGAKKASLADPALVERRTGYVVGGISPLGQRTAATTVVDASAASFASVFVSGGRRGFDIEIAPDDLVRATGGTYAAIRRD, via the coding sequence GTGAGAACGAAGCACGCAGGAGGCGCGCGCGGCCCCGCCACGCCGGCCACCGTCGCGCTCACCGCGGCCGGCATCCCGTTCACGGCCCACACGTACGAGCACCACGACACGGCCACGAACTTCGGCGAGGAGGCCGCCGCCGAGCTCGGTCTCTCCGCGGAGCGCGTCTTCAAGACCCTCGTGGTCGACGCCGACGGCACCCTCGTGGTGGGCGTCGTCCCCGTCTCGGGTCGCCTCGACCTCAAGGCGCTCGCCGCCGCCGTCGGGGCGAAGAAGGCCTCGCTGGCCGACCCCGCCCTGGTCGAACGCCGCACGGGCTACGTCGTCGGCGGCATCAGCCCGCTCGGCCAGAGGACCGCCGCGACGACCGTCGTCGACGCGAGCGCCGCCTCCTTCGCCTCGGTCTTCGTCAGCGGCGGGAGGCGCGGGTTCGACATCGAGATCGCCCCCGACGACCTCGTGCGTGCGACCGGCGGCACCTACGCGGCGATCCGTCGCGACTGA
- the glgX gene encoding glycogen debranching protein GlgX, with protein sequence MTDLDPLRDLGIRPGPDGPTLRVWSASASRVDLVIDDAPHDRVVPMVRDEHDVWSATDGALTPGRRYWLRADGPAGGGNAFDPSLELLDPYARGLGRTGRGTWQSTVVDESFDWGGVAKPRTPLDRVVVYEAHVRGLTRLAPFVPEELRGSYAGLAAESTIAHLTGLGVTAVQLLPVHQHVDEQRLVAQGIENYWGYNTLGYFAPHAAYASRDAQLAGASAVLREFKGMVRLLHEAGIEVYLDVVYNHTAEEGEVGGPVTSLRGLDGSAYYRHDAEGRPVDVTGCGNSLDTSTPAASRLVLDSLRYWADEVQIDGFRFDLAATLGRDADHVFDPEHPLLRAIVDDPALEGVKMIAEPWDVGLGGWQTGAFPEGWIEWNDRFRNRARDFWLTDIAAARSQGAPPSGLGSLASKLSGSSNIYAHERGPLSGVNFVTAHDGFTLLDLVSYDGKHNLSNGEGNRDGTDDNRSFNHGVEGESVNPWISDARRRSMRNLLATLFVSAGIPMLTAGDERGRTQHGNNNAYCTDSELTWVDWSDEPWHRALHDDVATLTRLRAENPALRPSRFGVDGACTLSANEMSWHSASGDEMRPDEWNDPGVRTLQYLATSTPEHEAPNTVLVVVHGAETAVPVTLPRHDGVTAYEALWSSDDRSLPQASAPGDDLLVSGPTVVVFRATTVEAAP encoded by the coding sequence GTGACCGACCTCGACCCCCTGCGCGATCTCGGCATCCGTCCCGGCCCCGACGGGCCGACGCTGCGCGTCTGGTCGGCGTCGGCGTCCCGCGTCGACCTCGTGATCGACGACGCCCCGCACGACCGCGTCGTGCCGATGGTCCGCGACGAGCACGACGTGTGGAGCGCCACCGACGGCGCCCTCACCCCGGGGCGGCGGTACTGGCTGCGCGCCGACGGTCCCGCCGGGGGCGGCAACGCCTTCGACCCGTCGCTCGAGCTGCTCGACCCGTACGCACGCGGCCTCGGTCGCACCGGACGCGGCACGTGGCAGTCGACCGTCGTCGACGAGTCGTTCGACTGGGGCGGGGTGGCGAAGCCCCGCACACCGCTGGACCGGGTGGTCGTCTACGAGGCGCACGTCCGCGGCCTGACCCGGCTGGCCCCCTTCGTGCCCGAAGAGCTGCGCGGCAGCTACGCCGGCCTCGCCGCCGAGTCGACCATCGCCCACCTGACGGGCCTCGGCGTCACGGCCGTGCAGCTGCTGCCGGTGCACCAACACGTCGACGAGCAGCGCCTCGTCGCACAGGGCATCGAGAACTACTGGGGCTACAACACCCTCGGCTATTTCGCCCCGCACGCCGCCTACGCCAGCCGCGACGCGCAGCTGGCCGGCGCCTCGGCGGTCCTGCGCGAGTTCAAGGGCATGGTGCGCCTGCTGCACGAGGCCGGCATCGAGGTCTACCTCGACGTGGTCTACAACCACACGGCCGAAGAGGGCGAGGTCGGCGGCCCGGTCACGAGCCTGCGCGGTCTCGACGGTTCGGCCTACTACCGGCACGACGCCGAGGGTCGGCCGGTCGACGTGACCGGCTGCGGCAACTCGCTCGACACGAGCACGCCGGCCGCCTCGCGGCTCGTGCTCGACTCCCTGCGGTACTGGGCCGACGAGGTGCAGATCGACGGGTTCCGCTTCGACCTCGCCGCCACCCTCGGTCGCGATGCGGACCACGTCTTCGACCCCGAGCACCCGCTGCTGCGCGCGATCGTCGACGACCCGGCGCTCGAGGGCGTCAAGATGATCGCCGAGCCGTGGGACGTCGGCCTGGGCGGCTGGCAGACCGGCGCCTTCCCCGAGGGCTGGATCGAGTGGAACGACCGGTTCCGCAACCGGGCCCGCGACTTCTGGCTGACCGACATCGCGGCCGCCCGCTCGCAAGGCGCTCCCCCGTCCGGGCTCGGCAGCCTGGCCTCCAAGCTCAGCGGGTCGAGCAACATCTACGCCCACGAGCGCGGCCCGCTGTCGGGCGTGAACTTCGTCACGGCACACGACGGCTTCACCCTGCTCGACCTCGTCTCGTACGACGGCAAGCACAACCTCAGCAACGGCGAGGGCAACCGCGACGGCACCGACGACAACCGGTCGTTCAACCACGGGGTCGAGGGCGAAAGCGTCAACCCCTGGATCTCGGACGCCCGCCGCCGATCGATGCGCAACCTGCTCGCCACGCTCTTCGTCTCGGCCGGCATCCCGATGCTGACCGCCGGCGACGAACGCGGTCGCACCCAGCACGGCAACAACAACGCGTACTGCACCGACAGCGAGCTCACCTGGGTCGACTGGTCCGACGAACCCTGGCACCGGGCCCTGCACGACGACGTCGCCACGCTGACCCGGCTGCGGGCCGAGAATCCCGCCCTGCGCCCGTCGCGGTTCGGCGTCGACGGCGCCTGCACGCTCAGCGCCAACGAGATGTCGTGGCACTCGGCCTCGGGCGACGAGATGCGTCCCGACGAGTGGAACGACCCCGGCGTCCGCACCCTGCAGTACCTCGCCACCTCGACACCCGAGCACGAGGCGCCCAACACGGTGCTCGTCGTGGTGCACGGGGCCGAGACCGCCGTCCCGGTGACGCTCCCCCGGCACGACGGGGTGACGGCCTACGAGGCGCTGTGGTCGAGCGACGACCGCAGCCTGCCGCAGGCGTCGGCTCCCGGCGACGACCTGCTCGTCTCGGGGCCGACCGTGGTGGTGTTCCGCGCCACGACGGTCGAGGCCGCCCCGTGA